The genomic segment TACAAAGCTTCATATAATATTAACTCCAATTCTTAATTTATTTTATTTAAACCACATTTATATTAAAATTACGTATATTAAAGATCATTATATTTAGATATCATACTAACGTAATAAATAATTAAAAAATCAAACGAACAAGCTTTTAAAGCTTATTCTTAAAGTATATTAACATAACAATAATTAGTTTACAAACAATATCAATAGTCAAGGGTAGTGTAAATTCAAAGCAACTTATAAAGAAATATTTATAATTTACAGATTGAGGAGTAATTAATGAAATTTGTATTTGAAAATTAAAAGATAAATTAAAAATAAAAATTTATTGCCTTTTTACTTCTATGTAATATAATAATTAGAGATAGTAGTAAATTATAACTAAGTGAAGATATACAGGGCGGTGTAAAAGATGGAGGAAGGACCTCAGAATATAAACTATAATATAGCAAAAACTAAATATATTCAGAAGGAAAATCTTTTATCTTGCCTTAAAAGATATAAGTAGATGTAATTTAGTTACAATACTAATTTCACTTAAGGATTTTCTTTCTGCAGAAGTAGGGGGAATAATTAAGATGGAATTATCTATATTTCTATATACTAACATTTTAGATAAAAAAGTTTATGACGAGTTTGGTGATGTTTTAGGAACTCTAAGAGATATTTATGTGACTACAGAGGATGGATATCCTAGAATAATTGGGTATAAGCTTAAAAAGGACGGAGTAGCCTTTCATTATGAGTTTAGATATATAGAATTTTTAAATAGGGATGGTAAAATTAAGATCACAACAAGAGGAAGTAAAGAAATATTACCGATGAGGTATAGTTATCTTCTTTCAGAAAATCTATTAGATAAAAAGATAGTTGATATAAATGGAAAACAAGTTGTAAGAGTTAATGATTTGAGAATTGCAAGAATTGCAGGAGAATACAGAGTTATTGGAGTTGAAACAGGGCAATTAGCGAGATATAGAAGACTAAAAATAGCTGGTATTATGAAATTCATATACGGAATCATAGGAAAGAAGTTAGAAGATAAAGTCTTAAGATGGGATGATGTTGAGTCCTTGGAAATGATTGAAAATAATTTGAAATTATCCATACCATATAAAAAATTATCAACTTTACATCCAGCGGACCTTGCAGATATATTAGAAAATCTAGATACAAACTCAAGAAAACAAGTATTGGAATCACTGGATGAGGATTTAGCAGCCGATACATTAGAGGAAATAGATTCAGAATATAAGGGGACAATAATTAAGGAATTATCTGACAGCAAAACTGTAGAAGTGCTAGAAAATATGCCTAACGATGAGATAGCTGATTTGTTAGATGATTTAGATGAAGAAGAAAGAGAAAAAATATTAGTAAATTTAGAAAAAGAAGATGCAGATGAAGTTAAGGAATTGTTGCAATATGAGGATGAAACTGTTGGTAGTATAATGAGTAAAGAATTTATATCTGTTAATCTAGATATTACAGTTGGAGATACTATTGAGATATTAAAAGAAACAAAACCAGATGAGGAAGTTATATATTATATTTATATAACGGATGAAGAAGAACGTGTTCAAGGGGTAGTATCTTTAAGAGACTTAATAGTTAATGATAATGATTTAAAGATAAGAGAAATAATGGATTATTCTGTATCACGTGTAAGGCATGATGAT from the Clostridium beijerinckii genome contains:
- a CDS encoding magnesium transporter MgtE N-terminal domain-containing protein; amino-acid sequence: MELSIFLYTNILDKKVYDEFGDVLGTLRDIYVTTEDGYPRIIGYKLKKDGVAFHYEFRYIEFLNRDGKIKITTRGSKEILPMRYSYLLSENLLDKKIVDINGKQVVRVNDLRIARIAGEYRVIGVETGQLARYRRLKIAGIMKFIYGIIGKKLEDKVLRWDDVESLEMIENNLKLSIPYKKLSTLHPADLADILENLDTNSRKQVLESLDEDLAADTLEEIDSEYKGTIIKELSDSKTVEVLENMPNDEIADLLDDLDEEEREKILVNLEKEDADEVKELLQYEDETVGSIMSKEFISVNLDITVGDTIEILKETKPDEEVIYYIYITDEEERVQGVVSLRDLIVNDNDLKIREIMDYSVSRVRHDDEISEAIEVASKYDLNSVPVVDEYEKLIGIVIIHDLIDEFLYPLWKKKN